A stretch of DNA from Balearica regulorum gibbericeps isolate bBalReg1 chromosome 7, bBalReg1.pri, whole genome shotgun sequence:
TGCTGGCTTCTGCCTTTCCTCACCCAGGGCCAGACCTGCACACGGGTGTTTCTGGGTGCCCACCAGTGCCTACCAGTGGACAGCTACCCGCTGGGCACAGGGCTCATCTGCAGGGCATCACGTTCCTGATGGGAAACATGGTGAGATTAGGAAGCAGGCTGCAATTTGTAATCTGCATTTGCAAACCCTGGCTTCATTTCCCCAAAGTCACCTAGCTCATTTTtaggctttgctttttcataccTAAAAGAATGCCTAGTTTTAGCTGTAATCAATAGGCAATTAGCCAAAGGTTCATTAgttcctcctgcttctctcaTTCAGGAATTATTGTAATTGTACTTTCCAGACATTTCCACACAAGTTTGAGAAATAAACAGTGAAGTCTGCTGTCATTCagaatatctgtattttttttgtcagaaatttcAACTGCAAATCAGGTTGTTATACAAACAGCAAATATTAGaatacttttttaatgtgaaaatttcCCTTCTAGTTAAAAGTAAactgaaaaaggtaaaaaccAATCATAGTTTAATTTTAAGGCTACTCAGGATCACGAGTCTGTCTTATGCTTTATATGGTAAATGTTTGCAGcatttataaaatttatttgttGAATAATTATAAAACAATGCAAAGCAATAAAGAGTcttattctctttttaataaattttgttctgttctgtaGGTTCTTTCTTTAATGGACagtccttttgctttcttctatgCTGATCTTAAGTCTATTTTAAGGCAATGAAGTATAACAGCGCTATCTAAATAAAGTAGTTGGACAGCATATGTTAACAAGTACCATATTCCCCAGCCCTTCAGAACAGCTCAGCCTCACATAACACTTCTATATCGCCTGTGTAGAGATTAGGCTACTCTTCACCCACGTGATTTAATTCCAGCTTGCAGCTGTCCAAAATATCTGGCAGTTCCTGGGCAGAGGGAGTGCCAGGCTCAGAGTGTTCCTGGGCTGACGGGGTCTGACCACCCTCAGGCACTGACCCCTTTGGTGGCCACAGGCAGGTTTAGGCAGGGGAGAGCCGGCTGGATGCCGCTGCTGCAGAATCCACaggggaggtttttttgctgaagCGTGCTCTTTGCTGCCGCTTGATGTTCCCAAGCAGGTGGCTGTCTCTAAATATGGCACGCGCCTTGACGCCTCCCCGAATTAGCTCAGCGCTACATCCCTGATGGAATGGGGAACaaccacaaaaatgaaaagtctgCATTAGCGAATCTCATGCAAAAAAACCACTACTCCTCTCCCCATGTAAGCTATATTGCTGTGCCTGCCAGCACTGAGCTTTCCCCGTGAAAGCAATGTCGGTCAAGGCAACGAACAGTCCCAAATGCTATGTGTGACCCAGTTCTAATAATAAGCTACCAGGAAAGAGGGGACAGCTCATCTTAGGGGGGCAGTTCAAAATAAAGACCATGAAAGCAGCTGTCCTGGGCCTCACCAAAGGTCCATCGAGCCCACTATCCTGCACCTGTGGCCGCAAGTGGATGcctacagaaaataagaacacaCGAGCATGAACTATACTGCTTTCTAACACTCCCCCAGCTTCCATCTGACTGCAGCTCGTGATCTTCCAGATCTGGATGGAGTTTCTAAGTATTTGTAACCCTTAATGGATTTCTGTTCCATAAAGTTTTCCAGTTACCCCTTGAACTTTTACAGGCTTTTACCCTCTGCAGCATCCTGTGGCAAGGTTGTTACACAGCTCACCTAAACTCCCTCCTCTTGTTTCACACCTGGCTTCTGCTGATTTTATCTGATGCCCTCAGTTCTtgtactggaaaataaaattaagggaAGTTTCCACTGGAATTTTACATGGCTCCCTTCGGGTGACACGGTGGTTTTGTGATTGCTTTATGCAGATTTAAGTCTGCCATAGCTGGGACAGTCCTTTTCACTGCGCTCTCTGCTCACAGTCACACACTTGCAGCCTCTGCTGAGCTGGCACTAGTCATCATGACCCACTCAGGTGgctcaaaagaacaaaaaattgtttttcagattatCTTCAGAGGAGGTCTAACTCTTCTTTGTGGCATAGTCCTCCCCCACAGGAAGAGTTCGTTCCTGAACCCTATGCACTCTGCTGCGGGCTTTGTCAGATGCATTCTTCAGCTAAACactaaaaaaatgttgaaaagtGATAAAGGAATTACGAATAGATTTAGGAAAGACCCCATGATGAGGCAAGCCTGGGGCAGGAAAGCCCGTGCACCTCTTTGTCTCAGAGGAGATGGAAGGTGATCGGCTCCTCATCAGGCTGACAGTTCCTGCGGGCGCTGGGGAGGGTATGCAGGCACTGCTGCAGGAGCCTAGGTGCTCTGGCCAGCTCAGCAGGTACCCAGATTCCTTTTAGGTACttaaatatctttcaaaatgGGACCTTCCCTCAGTTAGGAGTTAACATTCAGTGCCTTTAGTCTCCTGGGCTGTGTAGACCCTGTTGACAGATGTGCATTTTCTGAACAAAGTGCCGCTGGTGaggcaatatttttcttttgttttggttcctTAGTCTAACTTGCCAAAccaatatttgaaatataagtTTTCCTGCTGATAGTGGAAAACAATGAAGCACTAATGTCACGTCACATCATGACCTGAACTATGGGTAGTGTGACAGGTGAGAAGGTCTCTGTTCCTCCTAGCACATCACAGCAGacagctttttctgtttcatgaaGTTACAGGACTAATTCTACCTCTTTTGCTTATGTTGACTGGAATCTTTTCCCTGAGCAGACCTGGAGCAAAAGTTAAACTGTATATAAGGATGGGAGCAATACAGGCAGGCAGGAAATATAGGCAACACTCCACAGATTAAAAACACTTCTGTGATTTGCCAGTGCCCTTGAAAAGAGTTTCTAACTCATTCATCCCCTCCACTGGGGTAAGTAAGTCTTGGAGTACATGATCACTATCATGTCATTGGTGGTATGGATGCCATACTGACTCAGCTTTGCTCTGTACTCTTCTCTTCTCTACCTTGGTGAAACAATACTCTCCCAGGATGAGCAGTATCGCTGAGAGCAGGTACTAATTTACAACAGGAGCAGCTTTCACAGCTGTGGCTTTGTGGGACAGATGTTCAGGGGCATGCAGAGCATTATCCTGATGGGAGGTTCCATTAATCTTGCTCACATGTGTCTAATTTTGCCCAGCCTAAAGCCATTAAGATGCATTATTTCACTCAcatgaatttcagatttttcaatgCCATGTCTTCAAAAGGTTTCCAGACTAAAACCTACCATAACGTGAATGAAGTataaattataatgaaatattaactCATGTAAATCCCTATTAACTCTAATGGAGAACTTCAAAGCAAACCCAGCTCCTTCTCTACCACTCTGCTACTTTGTGAGGTATAAAGATTGCCTTAGCACTGTTGGGttttaaatgtgatttctaTTTGATCTTTTTACACTACAATGTCTTTTTCTCTCGTCAGATTTAGGAAAATCTGAACAGTCAAACAGACCTGTGAAAGGATCTTAAATATGCttattttgcaaagcacttgTGTACACTGAAAGAGGGAGGGATTTCTACATTCCCATAAGTGCTAGGCAGAATCAGCATTCATGTCATAATCTCTCCAAGAATTAAGGAGGATAGGGGGTCTGGGAAGGAAGAGGTTCAACTCACAAGTCACTACTATTTAAGTCTTCTAATAACCTTGCAAGTCTCTTCCAGCGGAAAGGAAAATTATCAGAACTGATGCTTCAAATGCAAACAAGCAAGCAGAAATGTATTTACTTAATCAGGCAGGGAAAGTTTGTAAGTTCAGCTAATCAATAAATCAAGCCAGTAGCAAAGGGCAAAAATAGATTCAATTATCACTTCATGGTTCACCACAAGGTAACAAGATAATTTTCAGGCAGAGTGGTAGCATGAATTTCAAATGCTGTTGCTGTATTAAATATCACATTGGTTTAAGTACCGATTAACTGGCGGTAGGGAAAGCGACATCCTCAAAACAGCTTAAAACTAATCTGTATCAATTAAGCCTAGCCACAGATGTAAGCTAACTAAGTTCCTACCTGATGTTAAACCAGGGATGATTCAAGGCCACTTACACAGAACTGATTTGGGATAATTTGGAGGGAGAGTGAACTAATGAGTTCAAGCTTacaaaatgctttgaagatctgacatattttttttaatgtcctcaATATACTACATAATATACATTATCTTgcagaaaacatatttacacAAGAAAAGGTTTGTGGGTTTGCTGACCCAGAGACTGCAGAGAGCTGCACAGAAGTTTATTCTGCTGGTGTGGGTCTTTGGACTGTCACAGCTTTCCGTAGCACTGCAATATTTAGCAGACCAGTGAAAGAGGAAGGTTTCTGTAGCAGTGTCTGGGATCTTAAGAAATTGCCCTCACCACATCACCAGGCCTGAAacacaaaaagcttttcttattgAGAACACGCATATGAGAACTGCAACCAAACCAAGGAAGCTGGTTATGTTATACTCCCAAGTAAAGGGGACTCAAACACACTGTACAGCTAGATGCAATTATTGAACTTGCCTCTGGCATTACCACAAACCAGGAACAAACTCGGTCCGTCTTAGCCACTCCAGTGGAGTGAGCTGATAGCCCCACGGTAGGCACAGCAGCTCGGCAGCACACAGTGCTTACAGTGGTGATGTTGCCTGTGCTGGTCTTGGAGGAACTGAGCTATCAGAATTAATCCGTTTATAGTTCTGTTGACTTTTTTCATTGACgtataattttcttcatttttttcaacatgCTTTGATCATAGGAAGCATATGTGCAATGGCTATGAaggctgaaattcagaaaagtgaATGTAAATAGGTTTGCCCTTTCAGCAGTCCTTCTTTTGCCGTAGCTGAACATCCAAATTTCGCAGATGTTTCAGAAAGCCACGATTGGGTGAAATCCATCGATGTTCCTTCACTGTTTTGATGGCTTCAACCAACGAGAGGTGGTGATTTATCATGAGATATGCTAGGACTAGGGAAGCTGACCTGCTTACTCCAACTGCACAATGTACCAAAATTTtagctggttaaaaaaaaaaaaaaaaaaattataaccaTAGAAGAGAAGCAGTATAGTGGATGAAGTTTAATTTAAAGGGAAGCCAAACCCCTTCTGCCTTCTCCAACTTGGTCAGATGGagagaaatacagcaaacaTGATGTATTTCTTACCCTTCTGATAGATCACATGAACTGCTAACAATTAAGGCTAATTTGCAGTTGTTACACTCATATGAGAAGTGCCACGACAGCCCAACCTGATCTCAGAAACACTGGTAAATCAAAGAAAACCCTGTTGAAGTAATGAAGTTGTTCTGTTGTGAGCAAGAAGAGAATCAGCCTCATTGGTTTCAGAGCAGCTTACTTTGGTGGAGAAGAATGCTAAAATCTGGCCTGAAAGGATGGAACGAACACATTAGCCACCAAGAAAAATGACTGGCCTAGTACCATTGCATAATAAGGCAATTTGCTGCGACTGTAATTCTCTTTCAAAGGCAGAACTTGTGATACAGACTGAGACAGCTCCATTAATGCCAGTTTACTCATGCTAAGAAATGGTCTTTTATGTAATACAGgttaattagtattttattgCACCAGTGCCAAGAAGCTCAGTCTCTTGTGCAACACACTATAAATCTCCTTGGGTAAAGGTAAATTTTCTCCTGgagggcagagccctgcaggCCCTGTTCACACAAGAAGCTCATCTGCAATATATGAACCTCTTCATGCAGCTGGTGGCTGTAGAAATCTGGACATGTGTCTCTTTATTCATTTGTTCTTAAACATACAGTTGCTATAAGAGGGTCTCAAAAGAGGGTGtccattttaaatgtatggTTTTGCTTCTCCCTTTTTGAACCAGCCTTTCcttccagatatttttcttgGGTCTCTCCTGCACTGTTCATCCCTTTTCTCACATCAGCTTTTTGGGACCTAGTTAGAGCTGCACACACGTACCCAGcactccctcctcctgccacccgCCGTGCAGGTGACCATGTAGGTGACAGGAGACCATGTAGGTGACTTATCCACCACTGAGCTGGTGGAGCCTACCTGTTATGAGAGGCTGCCAACTCACATCATAATGCAACCAATAATAATTTCGTACCTCCTGGCGTGTTCAAGGCGTTGTGGATAAACTGTGCCGCGGAGAAAAAGAACTGGCTTATATCAAAGCTTGGGAGGTCGTGGGCTGGTATACCATAGTAATCAATGGTCGCTCCGTAAAAGTCCTGGCCTCCATGGCTGTACGCTGTGCCGTGGGCAGCATTTAAAACATGGGTCACACCCATCTTCCACAAAACAAATCTGTTGTGAGCTGTTACTCTAAGGAAAAgtcaaacacaaagaaatcgaGATGGTTGCAGAGATATTCACGGAGCAGGAGAAGCTCTGCGATTGCATCTCCCGAGCCATTTGCTGGAGCGTCAGCCCATTCATTGCTTCTAAGATCTAATCCGTAAGCAAGTACCAGCTTAGTCATAATTTTATCTCGGAAACTGTGCTGTCTGCAGTGTAAATGACAGCAATTAGCAAAACTATGAGCTGTCTAAAGCCGCACCTATGAGGCATGCTAACACACAGTGTGTATGGCAGAGGTGTGCCGTACTTACAGGTCTCCTAAGAAGAGATTAGGCCATACTTCATCAACGTGATTGCAAGAAGGCCGCCCAGTGTTCAGGAGCTGCTCGATTTCTTTAAGGGAGGGGATGTCCCCCGTGCACACCCCATTGCCTTCGGGTCCCCTGGGGCCCAGCACCCCCGCCTCAGACATGCCGAGAGCCAGGGAAAGACCCTGCTCCCTCCGGCCAGAGGCACGGCGCTGCGTGctggggtgctgccagcccccgggGCGGTCATGGGGGAGGCCGGGAGATGGGCTGAGGCAGGTGCCGGGCAGCAGGTCCCGCCATGGAGCCGTGCCAGCCCTGCACCGCGGTGTCCTTCGAACCCCTCCTCAGGGCTGGCCGCTCGCCTGTACGTCGCCCTGACAGGCACAGCCAGTTGAAACAGATGCGTGTACTGAACCTGGCCTTACCGCGTCCTTGTTGCTTCCAgtctgctccccagggctcgTCCCCAGGGCCGCACTGCTCTGCCGCACAGCAGCCTCGGCGCCGGGAGCATCCGCCACGTGTGGCAGCGGCCCCCTCCCTGCAGGACGCCCACCAAGAGGTGACTGCCCTCGGCCATGTCCTCGgcgcagcagctgcagccagcgaGATCTAGCCGTTCGTCTCAAGTGATTAAACGcccaataaaagaaaatagaaaccTGTCCAGTGCAAGAAGGGTGGCTACTCTCTCCCAGTAACAACTGTCTCCCAGTTACTTTGAAGTGCTTAAAAACATAGCTGCGAAAGGGTCAGAAATGCACCAGTGGGTCCTACCAACATGGTCACCAGGAGGTTAAACACCAAGCGGACAATGATGTCATCTTGCCTATCACCAATAATCTAGAGAATTGTATCTCTTGAAGTTACTGGTTTTTTCACCAAGTAAAATTATCTGAGCCTAACTGTACATTATGCATTTAATCCTTTCTATTGCAGTCACTGCTTTCACCAGTGTGTTAATACAATATACCTGCCACACATTGTGTGATACCTCCCTCTGTTGAAGAGAGAACAAAGGACCTGAGTGTGATGGTTGACAGGTGGAACTTGTAAGCCACTAGTTCATATAGGGAGGTCTGGAGGGTTACAGGTTGGAGATTGGTCATGTCAGGTTGTAGTGTCAGTGGGCCCTTTCAAGTACAGCAGTGCTTGTGTGTCTGGTCTGCAGGGCTCCTGGCAGGGTGACGTGAAGCTGATGGTGATAGAGCTACAGGGCAAAACACATGAAATGCTGATTCTCTTTGTAAGCCTGGCAGCTGATGTGCAGAGTATGGCTCCTCTACCAAAGGAGTCTAGAAGAGAAGGTGACCCAAGAGGAGAAGCTTGCTGCTGATATTATCCCCTGTAGGAAAAGGGTGATGAATGTGAAGAACCCTTGGTCAGGTCTGTACCACCTTTATTCCACATGCATTGATTTATTATGATGGAGAGAgggcttgctttattttatcaAGAGGCATATCATGGAGAGCTGTTTGAAACCAGGTATTAAAGTCTGGACTAATTAATTATGCCTAGGAGTACTTAGGGTGAGGGATTACCCTAATATAAGGTAACAGTTTCCAgcatcagagagaaaaagttatatgcaaggggaaaaaaaaaagttactttgttTAGAGTCTCTCATGAAGCAGAAATTGCTAAAATGCTGTGGATTTAGAGGAGAAATTGTTTAAGAGCCTCCTGTATACAAAGAGATTGCTAGTTCCCATTGCCATGTATGCCCTAAAAggtaaaataagagaaattgGAAGCAACAATGTTGCAGTGCTTATTTCCAGAGGGCAGTTGGACAGGCAGCCAGGTTCTGCTGGGAGTGAGCCAACCAGCTGGCCAGATCCAGCAGAGAACTGCAAAAATGGTTAAAGGTACAGTTCAAGCACTATGCATATGCCCTTAATATGTtaccttatttttctgttttttctttggtaaaCTAGTGTTTTTTAAGCTGCTTCATTTGTGCTCACGAATGAGGAAACCTAACTGACTGAGCAGGTGGAGTTCTTTAATTTAGTTTACTTTTCTCAGGTTTCTGGGTGGAGGCTCAACTGAGGCTTTACTAgcagtttgttgggtttttttttaaatgtaagccCAGCCCTTTTGTTGCCAATCAAGTTCTGTCAGAAATGTGACATGTTTAATTCTGGCCCTTTTCAACTGTAAAACTTTTATTGGCCTCTACCTCAAATACACTGACTAAGAATTCAGAGTTCATCTGCAGTATGAAAGCTTTTGAGCAGAAAAACATGACCTTGAGAAGAATGATCTCCAAGGCCTGCGTGCTTCCAACATTTGTATGATACACATCCATTCGCTTCAAAACTCTGGCCTTCTGCACCTAGCATCTTCTAAACATTTAATAGTCTGTAAACATGGCTATGGTAAAGTTGtattactgactttttttttttttgccatgagCTGTCTTTGAAACAGACAGGAGGCAGAAATCTGGCTTTCAGACCAGCTCTGTTACGCATTAACCCACGGGATGTAACCGCGCTACAGAGAACAAGACCATCTCTTCTCACTCCGTGTCTCCCTTGCCTGCTGTTCTGCCCATGGTGCTGGGCCTGGATGTCTCACAATATGCCTCTCCTTACATGCATTTACGCAGGATTTAGCTATCAGGTCTGTGGGTTGATCCAGGACAGTCAGGCTGTCCTCTGTTGAGATGTACCTCGACCTGAAACTCCCAGGAAGCTGGAGATCCTTCTCAGCAGAAGTGCGAACTCCCCTGAAGTGAAGCTGAAGGCTTTGTTCCATCATCTCCTTGCTCCTGCAGTGCCTTACTTTGTCCTTGTGCTAACATTCAGGGAAAGGCTGTGATTCTCTGACTTTGAGAAGAATTGTTGTATTTTAGTTTGTATAAAAGTAGCCTGAATGcaaatgctaaaagaaaaactatGGAAAGCATGAATTTAGCTTTGTCTGCAAAACAGGTGGCAACAGTGTAAACTGTCATGGAGTGCTCTAGTAGCACACACGGCACTACCGGGAAAACGTTCAGCAGTCGAAAACACGATGTTCGTGGAGGCTCTTCTATTGAAAATACTGCTACCAGTACTAGCTGATGCTGTGTCCGTGACACTCTTCCATCTCTCTAGTGAAAACTGGACCAAAATCAAACTCCTTTCATGTATCCTGAAAGACAAAAGTTTTTATAGTGAAAACTGTACAGCATGGAAGTTCAGCTAGTGTAAACAAACATGATTCTACAGATACAGTCATCTCTAACCACAAAAGATCTACTCATTTCACTCATCAGCCTGTTTTCATGATTTGATTTTTGGGATGGTTAGCTATTGAAGAAGAATTGAACTAATTGAATTCTGGTACATTTAGGTCAATACTAAGTGACTAAGAGAATTTTCTAGTGTTCTACAAcattgatgtatttttaatatacagaaCAATTTTGTGTGATTAGCACATGGagttcactcttttttttttctttcttcctgtcccCCCCATAAGCTTATTTTCTGCCTTGAAAAAGAATTGTTTCACTAATTTGAGTAGTTCTTAGGCACTTagtccctttttcttctcttacgAGAGTAAAAAAAGTTGAAgacaaaacagatgttttaaagTTCACACATGAGATTACAAAGAAATTATAAGGCAGGACCTGATCTATACAAAAATGAGattaccaaaaaaccccaccccaaaacccagaaaaagaaaaaaaaatcatgatttaGATCAATTAGCACTTCTGGTGCAAGATGTTCCCCTTGCCATGTTGCATTCATTGctggaaaagaatttttataagCAATTCATTCTCTATTCAGCTGGGGCCGTTCTTTCTTGAGATCTGTTTGAGATAGATTACTTCAAAGTATTAAATGCTAACAGTATTATTTAATGacaaagtgtttaaaaaaacctgaaaaatattaCACTAACACATCTCACTTTCCTTTGCTATATACTGTAACTGGAGCTAGTTGGGAAATTTCAAtataaatttcctttctttttatttttgattaagTGTCAGCCTGAACATTGAATCAATATAACTATGTGAATTGACTAAATTGTTTCCAATCTAAAGATGCACCCAGCATAATTACACAtcttaaagacttttttttttcttggcaatctgcagtagatttaaaaatatctgtagcaTGTAATTTATCATAAATTCTCAGACTGACATGTCAGCATTGGTACTGCCTGTCAAACTTACATCAATGCCTTCATGTCACGTGGCACGAAGTGACATAACTCAAAGTGAAGGAATGAGGTTTATTGgaaatttctgttaaataaagCACAAATTATTTAGATAATTCACCCTTTTAAAGAACATCAAATGTTAGCAAGGAGAAATAGTTCTCAGCTTTGAAGTGCAGTGGCTAAGCAGCTATTACATGTCTACTTCCATTTAAGAGTTACAAGTTTTAAATTGTGCTCTCTATCACTTTTCTGTGCAAGTTAATTTGGtcattttcaaaagatttgttaggtgatgaaaccagacagagcaaaaaaaaatgtcattagcAGTTCTAACTTCAGATAGAAACCCACTGTCAAGGCTTTCTCCAGTGCTGAGGGTGCCAAATCACTGCTGCAAAccagcctggcagcccccagAGCATCTCCAATGCCGCGTGGCCGGGCTGCGTATGTCTGTCTTCGCTTTTACTGCGGATGCGGCTCTTGGCCAGGGGTTCACTGCATGGAACTCTGTTGCTGATATAACATACCTTGGGGCCTGTAAACTTCAGGCAGTCCTGGATTCACAGGTGTATATATAACTATGGCTCATTTTCCAACCTGGACTTCTAAAGTCTGGAGACTGAATTTGGGAAGTCGTTTGTAGGTGGATTGCCTGTCTTGCTATAAACAGTGTAGGGAAACAGGGTAAGGAaacttctgctttcatttttgcttccttcctgCAATCTGGTGAGCTGATGGACTCTAGTGCACActtatgttaaaagaaaaaaaaaacccaaaacccacagaaCAAAGCCATAGCACTCTGAACAAAGCAGCGCTTTCCTGGCGTGTCCCATGAAAAGGCTAAAATCAGATCCCAAAAGGTGAGTTAGCTCCAGGACTGTGCTTAAGACACTGACACCATGACCTGCTCTGTGATGAGACAGTTCTGTAGCCTGCTATGGTTATTTTTGCAGCAATTTAtgaattcaatttttatttatttttacaattttggCTTAAACCAGTTTTTCAGATCCAAGCAAATGTGACAATGTATTGTAAATTGTGCCAACTTGGCACCTGGAAGTGTGCAAAAAGTTGTGATTGGCAGCTGGTCACGAAAAATTCAtggcagaaaagggaaagaatgcACGTAGTAGAGAAGCACAAAGTCTTTAACTGAATTGCctataactttctttttttccttgtcgGATAACTGCCAGTTATTTTGAATATGAACATGTGGACCTGGAGTAAGCAAAATTCCCTCACCTTTCAATCAGCTTTATTAACAGGAAGACAAGgtccatttgatttttttttttttggtcagattCATATGTATGTGTTCTACAGTTTTTCACTGAATAATTCAGACTTGTCGGTTTTTCATCTAGTGCatgtaaaaggaaagaagggaaacatTGCAAGGGCTGAAATTGCATTTGATTCCTACACTGTTTCCTACTAAACTGGCAAAGAAAGTGGAACATTCCCTCCAACTTCAGCAACTCATTTGGAAAACTACACATCAGCTggtgtaaaaaataaaagtgggaTGGCAGAGACTGTTCTGAATATCCAGAATTTGATCTATCTAACCAGTATATAGTCAATTACAATCGAGATTATACAATTGCGGACATTTGCATTAGACTGCTTGATGACTTGACAACTTGATGCAAATgtgaagcattttgaaatgcaaaatttcctTGTTTCACTGTAGCAGCACATGGGTAAGGATTGCAAAAGatccttttttcctctatgAAGAAAGAATACAAGGCCAAATTCTCTGAAAAGGCTAGTGTCATTAACTTAATAGAGCTACATTGGCACCTTCCTTTTACTTCAACTGAAGCTACCACTTCGGTC
This window harbors:
- the DUSP13A gene encoding dual specificity protein phosphatase 13A, which produces MSEAGVLGPRGPEGNGVCTGDIPSLKEIEQLLNTGRPSCNHVDEVWPNLFLGDLVTAHNRFVLWKMGVTHVLNAAHGTAYSHGGQDFYGATIDYYGIPAHDLPSFDISQFFFSAAQFIHNALNTPGAKILVHCAVGVSRSASLVLAYLMINHHLSLVEAIKTVKEHRWISPNRGFLKHLRNLDVQLRQKKDC